From Niallia sp. Man26:
GCTCAAGCTCCACTTCAGGAAGTGAAGGCAAGGACGCTATAAAGATAGGAATTGATACAGCGGCAGGCGGTTCCTTGCAAATTAGGGCGGCAAATGCAGAAGGGTTTTTTACAGACCTGGATATCGACCCGAAAATCTCTAACTTTGCATATGGTATTGATACTATCAATGCATTACTGACAGAACAGACTGACACAGGGTTAGCAGCAGATTATGTCCTTCTAAATTCCTTAAATAGAGGAGATTTAGTTGTTATTTCTTCTTTAAGTCATAGCACAGAAGCAACTATTAAAGAATCTGAGTTTGTGGCTGTAAAGGGAATAGATACGCCTGCTGATTTAAAAGGAAAACGCATCGGTGTCGCAAAAGGAACAGTATCGGAATATCATTGGGCTAATTATCTAGCAACAATTGGCGTAAGTGAAAAGGATATTGAATACGTGCCATTCAGCACACCTGATGAAGCAATCGTGGGCGTGAAAAAAGGAGATATTGATGCCGTTTTATCAAGCGGAGCAGTATTAGAGAAATTAAAAGCGATTGACGGCGTACATACCATCGATAATTTGAGCTCAGCCAATATTTCCACAAGCAGTTATCTTGTTGCCAATAAAGAATTTGTTGAAAACAACGAAGAAGCTGTCGTAAATCTGTTGAAAGCCATTAAAGAAGGGATTGCTTATGTAAAAGAAAATCCTGATGGAACAGCAGAAATTGCCTATAAGGAATTGAAAGTGAAAAAAGAGGATACCTTACGCGACCTAGAAAATATCAATTACACGATTGGTTTTACAGAAGAGGATATTAAGCACTTAAGTGATATGAAACAATGGCTCCTAGACAGGGGACTATTAAAAAAAGACTATAATATCGAAGATAAGCTGGCGTTAGATGCGCTGCAGAAGGCATTACCTGAAGAAGTAACCTATAAAAGCAAGTAAAGGGGAGGTGGATTCTGTTTCAACTTGTGAATCCACCATCATCCTTGTAAGAAAGAAGGGAGTAGATAAAATGACAATGGTTCAAACAGATGCTCCTAATATTGTTTTAAAGGGGTTATCAAAAACATTTTCTGAAACTCAAGAACAAGGAAGCTATGTATTAGAAAATGTTGATTTAACGATAAACCGCGGAGAATTTTATATTTTACTAGGTCCAAGCGGCTGCGGAAAATCAACTTTATTAAATATTCTTGCTGGATTTATTGAGAAGTCAAGCGGTGAGTTGACGATTCAAAGCCAATTAGCACCTCAGGAAGAAAATCGAGGCTTTGTATTTCAATCAGCTGATTCAGCCCTTTTTCCATGGCTGTCGGTAGAAGAAAATGTGGAATTTGGGTTGAAAATGAAGAAGGTTCCTGCTGCAGAAAGAAAAGAAATTGCCAATTATTATATTAAACTGGCTGGGTTAGCAGGGCATAATCAAAAGTTTCCTAAGGAAATATCCGGCGGAATGAAACAGCGTGTGCAATTGGCACGTGTTTTAGCAAATGATCCGCAAATACTCTTGATGGATGAACCATTTGGCGCCTTAGATGCAATGACAAGAAGAACGATGCAAAAGGAGCTTATTAGAATATGGACAGAAACAAATAAAACAGTGATATTTGTTACCCATGATATTCAGGAGGCTCTAATGCTAGGGCAGCGGATTGGAATAATGTCAGTTGGACCTTCTTCTAAAATAATTCAATCCTATCAAATCGACATGTCATATCCACGAGAAATAACTAGTCCTGATTTTAATGAGTATTATAAAGTAGTTCAGTCGCATTTTGACTAGGGAGGATTAAGAATGAAAACGACCATTCAGCAGGAAATAAATATAAAGCCAACAGTGAAGAAACTGCCTGTAAAAGCCTACTGGAGAAAGATTTTAAAAACAGGGATAATCACCTGGATAGGGCTGCTGCTCATCTGGACAATTGCTGCATATTTCTCTGATCCGCAATTTTTACCAAGTCCGCTTGCTACATTGCGCGGCGCTATCGAACTTGGTAGTGATGGGTCCTTATTCATTTATATGGCATACAGTTTAGTCCGGGTCCTGATAGGCTGGCTTCTCGGAAATATTGTTGCGATTCCACTGGGATTATTTATCGGCAGCAATAAAACCGTTCGTGCTCTCGTTGAACCAGTGATAAATTTTGTCCGTTTTATCCCGCCGCTTGCATTTATTACATTATTTATGCTTTGGTTTGGGATTGGCGAGCAATCCAAAATATTCTTAATTATGTATGCTACATTTTTTGTTGTCACGATTAATACACTGACTGGAGTGCTTTCCATCTCTGAGGATAAAATACGTTCTGCCAAAAGCATGGGAGCAAGTGATCTGCAAGTATTGCGATATGTTGTCATTCCAGCAGCCATTCCCTTTATCTTTACAGGGGCAAAGCTTGCGATGGGTTCGTCCTTCATGGCAATCATTGGCGCCGAAATGGTTGCAGCCAATGAAGGGATAGGCTTTATGATCTGGAATGCACGATTATATTTTCAAACAGATTGGATTTTTGTTGGTCTAGTGGTCTTAGGATTGATGGGCTTTTCAATGGACCGGCTATTTGCTTGGGCAGGCAGGAAGTTTTTGAAGAGATACAATATTGTTTCTTAAAGTATTTGTGACCTTACAATTTGTAAGGTCTTTTTGTATTTTTGTAAATTTTTATGAAACAAACAGGAGAACAAAGTCGTTATCTATAAGTAGGTTATAATTATCCTTTTATGGATAAAAATAACATTAGCGATTATTTTGAGGTGATACACTTGTTCTTTTCAAATCTCAAGCATGAGCAAAAATTAGTTGCAGGAGCTTTTATTTTACTAGCTCTGTATTTATCTCCCTTAATTGTGCTTGGGGAAAACGCCCATATTCGGGTCCATGATAATCTCGATTCAAATCTGGCATGGTATAAAGTGCTCGCAAATAGCGGTGAGCTCATCGGCACTTTGGATGCTGTTACACCGCAAATCATCAATGGGCTTCCACGTAATGCTTTCGGTTCGGAATTTACGCTGATTGTTTGGCTTTATAAATTCTTTCCAACAATGGTTGCTTATACACTTAGCCAAGCAATAACAAGGGTTGTTGCCTTTATCGGCATGTACTTGCTTTTAAAAAAGCATATTATTAAAAATCCTGAGTTTAGTTTTATTACAGTTGGGGCAGCTGTGGCCTTTGCGTTAACACCGTTTTGGCCGTCGGGCATGCTGAGTACATTAGGAATGCCGCTCGTACTATGGGCATTGTTAAATATCCGCAATGGGGAGCGGTCATGGAAAAACTATCTCACATTAACATTAGTGCCATTTTATGCGAGTATTGTTCTTGGCTTTTTCTTCTTTTTAGCAGCAATCGGTTTATTTTGGCTGTATGAGGCCATTAGGAAAAAAACTTTGAATATTCCCTTCCTGCTTGGGATTGCTTATATAAGCTTTGTGTTTTTAATCGTTGAATACCGGCTTGTATACTCCTTTTTATTCGAGCAGGAACCGACAAGCAGGGACGAATACTTCCATGCAAGAC
This genomic window contains:
- a CDS encoding ABC transporter substrate-binding protein; translated protein: MKQKYKLAAFSLILSVFLAGCSSSTSGSEGKDAIKIGIDTAAGGSLQIRAANAEGFFTDLDIDPKISNFAYGIDTINALLTEQTDTGLAADYVLLNSLNRGDLVVISSLSHSTEATIKESEFVAVKGIDTPADLKGKRIGVAKGTVSEYHWANYLATIGVSEKDIEYVPFSTPDEAIVGVKKGDIDAVLSSGAVLEKLKAIDGVHTIDNLSSANISTSSYLVANKEFVENNEEAVVNLLKAIKEGIAYVKENPDGTAEIAYKELKVKKEDTLRDLENINYTIGFTEEDIKHLSDMKQWLLDRGLLKKDYNIEDKLALDALQKALPEEVTYKSK
- a CDS encoding ABC transporter ATP-binding protein, which translates into the protein MVQTDAPNIVLKGLSKTFSETQEQGSYVLENVDLTINRGEFYILLGPSGCGKSTLLNILAGFIEKSSGELTIQSQLAPQEENRGFVFQSADSALFPWLSVEENVEFGLKMKKVPAAERKEIANYYIKLAGLAGHNQKFPKEISGGMKQRVQLARVLANDPQILLMDEPFGALDAMTRRTMQKELIRIWTETNKTVIFVTHDIQEALMLGQRIGIMSVGPSSKIIQSYQIDMSYPREITSPDFNEYYKVVQSHFD
- a CDS encoding ABC transporter permease, whose protein sequence is MKTTIQQEINIKPTVKKLPVKAYWRKILKTGIITWIGLLLIWTIAAYFSDPQFLPSPLATLRGAIELGSDGSLFIYMAYSLVRVLIGWLLGNIVAIPLGLFIGSNKTVRALVEPVINFVRFIPPLAFITLFMLWFGIGEQSKIFLIMYATFFVVTINTLTGVLSISEDKIRSAKSMGASDLQVLRYVVIPAAIPFIFTGAKLAMGSSFMAIIGAEMVAANEGIGFMIWNARLYFQTDWIFVGLVVLGLMGFSMDRLFAWAGRKFLKRYNIVS